AGCAGGGCTCCGCCAGCCCCACCAATGAAGGCGCAACCAAAAGCCAGCAGTCCACCAATCCAAAAGGCTCGCCAGCGCCGCTGATAGATGTAGCCCGTACCATTGCAGCCCAAATTCAGCACCACACCCAGCCAGCCCGCTGATTGGGCAATAATCTGATCCTTTTCCCGCTGGGTGAGCATTACAGTGACTCCTCGCACGACGCTGACATTCTAGGGCGCGATCGCGGGAATGCCATCCTCTCTGGCACAGAGCTTTACCCTTGACATTGGGGCCAAGTTTCGTTCAGGAGTCAGCGATCGGGTGAGGATCGGTCACAGAGGCCAGAGTCGCCGAATCACCTGTTTGAGGCGTTGCCGTTTCGAGCGAGTCTGTGAGCCGGATTCGGGGCGACTGTCGGGAACTTCAAAAATGACATTGAAGAGTCGCCGCTGCTGACCCTCGGGGCAAGTGAGCGCTTCGACGCCATGCCAAGCCTCGGGCGTGTTGCGGAAAAAGAAGCAGCGATTGTTGAGGAATTGGGTTTGGATCACAGTGCCAAACTCATTGAAATCAGGATTCATTGCTTGAGTCTGGCGATCGCCGAGCACTAAGGTGGCACCGCCCCAAGCCGGATCCCAGTTGGCATCAGTGTTGAAGTAGAAGATCAAGGTGCCGATTTTCAATTCGGAGTCGAGGTGGGGCGACACTTCTGAGCCACCCGTGCCCACATGCCACGCAAACCGCATGATGTAACGATCGCTGCCCAGCGCTTGGCGGATGAATTGGTGAAACGGCTCAGAGGTTTGTAGCTCCGTCAAAAACTGCTGCCAGGGCAAGGGGAGTTCTTCAAGCCGAGCTACACCGGGTCCAGAGTCAGCTGCAGCACCATGGTAAATCGAGGTCTCATAGGCCAAGTAGTAGCGATCGTGGGATCGCTGACCGAAGTGACGACTGCGGCTCTCATGCCGTTCAAACAGGCTAAGGGGCGGGAACTGCTCGCACAGCAGCTCAAAGGCATCAGCAGAGAGGAGACCCGCCGGGTTTAGCCAAGGAAAGGGCGATCGCTGCAGAAAGGCATTCACCTCCAAGCTGGCGAGAACCTGAGGATCGAGAAAGGTTGCAGGTGCTAGGGTTGTGCCCATCTTGGGTGCTCAGAAACCAAGCCAGCTTTTAGTCTAGGTCGCAGATGTCGGGAATGCGTGGACAGCCCAGACCAGAATTGCCGCGATCGATGAGCAGGAGGTTGGTCTTTCTCGATAGGAATGGCAGGATACTGCCAAGACTGCTGGATCGCTCCGTTCCTCCAGCCAAAGCTGACGCAATGATTGGCTACACCATCCTGCTGGTTTGCACGATCGCTCTCTTTGCCCTGTTTTGTGTGGGTCTCAATCTGCACTGGGGCTATACAGGCCTCCTCAACTTTGGCCATGTGGCCTTTTTGTTGATTGGGGCTTACAGCGTTGCCCTCCTTTCCCAGCAAGGTTGGCCACTATGGCTGGCAGCGATCGCTGGGGTGAGTCTTTCGGCTCTCTTAGGCCTGGTCATGGGAGTAGCCAGCTTGCGACTCAGTCAGGACTACCTCGGTATCGTCACGGTTGGGCTGGCAGAAGTGCTGCGGATTTTCGTCCAAAACGAAACGGGGCTAACCCAAGGTAGTTTTGGGGTCCAAGCCTACCCGATTGTTTTGCAGGGTTGGGATCCTCAAACTTGGCAAACAGGCCTGCTGGTCTCGGGTTTGCTAGCGATCGCAGCTTTGGGATATCAGCAACTGTGGCAGTGGTGGCGCAGCAGTGCCAGTCGGGGTCGACATTGGCTAGGGACGATCGCTCTGGCCAGTAGCCTGGTGGTTCTACCACCAGCGATCTGGGGTCTAGCCGACTATGAGCGCTATCCTCGCTCGGGTCAGATGCTGCTATTGCTAGCTGCATTGTGGATCACCGTGGCCGCTGTGGAGCGGTTGGTGCGATCGCCCTGGGGTCGCGTGCTCAAGGCCATTCGCGAAGATGAAGAAGTGGCGATCGCCTTGGGGAAAAACGTGCTGGCTTATAAGCTGCAATCCCTAGCCCTCGGGGGTGCGATCGCCGGTTTAGCAGGCGTCTTCTATGCTTGGC
The sequence above is a segment of the Synechococcus elongatus PCC 11801 genome. Coding sequences within it:
- a CDS encoding 2OG-Fe(II) oxygenase, producing the protein MGTTLAPATFLDPQVLASLEVNAFLQRSPFPWLNPAGLLSADAFELLCEQFPPLSLFERHESRSRHFGQRSHDRYYLAYETSIYHGAAADSGPGVARLEELPLPWQQFLTELQTSEPFHQFIRQALGSDRYIMRFAWHVGTGGSEVSPHLDSELKIGTLIFYFNTDANWDPAWGGATLVLGDRQTQAMNPDFNEFGTVIQTQFLNNRCFFFRNTPEAWHGVEALTCPEGQQRRLFNVIFEVPDSRPESGSQTRSKRQRLKQVIRRLWPL
- a CDS encoding branched-chain amino acid ABC transporter permease; translation: MIGYTILLVCTIALFALFCVGLNLHWGYTGLLNFGHVAFLLIGAYSVALLSQQGWPLWLAAIAGVSLSALLGLVMGVASLRLSQDYLGIVTVGLAEVLRIFVQNETGLTQGSFGVQAYPIVLQGWDPQTWQTGLLVSGLLAIAALGYQQLWQWWRSSASRGRHWLGTIALASSLVVLPPAIWGLADYERYPRSGQMLLLLAALWITVAAVERLVRSPWGRVLKAIREDEEVAIALGKNVLAYKLQSLALGGAIAGLAGVFYAWQLTAIYPDNFRPQLTFDAWTMLVLGGTAHRFGPVLGAVVFWLYDSLTRFLLPALLPLDGAQIGALRIALVGLLLMALMIWRPQGILGRREELSLGR